Genomic window (Penaeus vannamei isolate JL-2024 chromosome 7, ASM4276789v1, whole genome shotgun sequence):
TGCTGGAGCACCTAGTGGACGTAGGCTGTGATTGACGCTTTCCGtgacctttttcctttatttgtggtgttAACTTTCATGTCTTCAGATTATTCCTTGTACCAACCACTATTACTTTTTGTCTTCTACAAgattatcatcttcaatttgccctaactTAGTGCAGCCATACCGTACAGATTAACCATCTGTCTCGCACTCTACCCTGCTGTAAATACATGAAggattctttttcttccattgtgGGGGTTTGGAGGTAGCAGCCCCCAAGTAGGGGGGGTTGCAGCCCCCAAGTAAGGGGGGTTGCAGTCCCCAAGTAGGGGGGGTTGCAGCCCCCAAGTAGAGGGGGGGTTGCAGCCCTCAAGTAGGGAGGGGTTGCAGGCAGCTCAGCCATCTGCATTAAACACTAAAGTGCAGATTATTGTTTTACCTTTCATGCCTTGTCTGCTATTTGGGCCAAGATTGTcactacgggggggggggggggggggttgtatatcaacatatttggatagtagagagtgagaggaatctatcaatgttaatatcatcACAGGTATTCCAAAAAATTAGCTTTAGCTTCACATAGCCATCAATCTTGCAATTATCGGTCTGTTTCAATTTTTCAGAATGTAGTATGTTTGAATCTCTGTTGTTTTCCATCACAAATGATGTGTGTGAAATTATCAGTAATTGTGTAAGAagtgaccacacacacacctgagaCTAAAGTCCCTATTAATCCAGCCACTCCTGGGGAACATTGCAATATAAACCAAAAACCTTCCAAACCATTGGGTTTCATCCCAGAGGCTTCAGAGCTGATCACTGTATTTCTTTACCTGGGTTCTGCCCTCAGACCCCCACCCGATTGCTGGTCATGACCTGTTTTTGTAATTTCCAATGTAAGTCTTAGTGTGTGCAGATGATTTCATGTATCAGTGAGTAGTATTTAATTCTCTATGGTGGTGTCATTAGATTTTCCTGTAAATTGATATGAAAGTACAAATCTTGTTTTCAAATTGTTAAAGAAATACCATAGATGAAaagtatcataattttatcattctgTATATTATAGGTAAAGCTTACCATATGATTGTGTGAAACTGAAACTATACCCTTTTGAGACAGAATTTTGCTAAAAGCTGTCATTGATCCTTTCAGTTAGTTGTCAAAATGTTGATAAAGAACCAACAAGTTACCAACAGATATTTTTAGCATTTTTAACCCATTTACACAGGAATGAAATCCTTTATTTTATTCTCAGCCTTTTTTTAACATCTGTTGTTGGACAAAAGCCTTCCACAGACTTTTCCACATTGTTCTTAATGCTGCTTCGAGTTGTATATTATGATGGGCCCTATCTTACCGCAGTGGCCCAGTGCAGATTAGTTGCGGTTCTTATAGTCAACTTTTACGTCACGTAGTTATACACGGAAGTATTCTTGTCACGTCCTCTATCTACATCCTGTTACATCATCCCAAATGCTGAGATGATATCTTTGAGAGtcattttacttattctttattattttttgcagcAATTGATTTGATTCAAAGTTCAGTAGAACTTGCATGAACGTGCCATAAAGAAATTCCATTGTAGAAAACTTTGTTGGCTGTGTTATGGGGTATGTTGATGATACACCTTGGAGAGGTATCAAATAAGTATCCTGCCAGGATATACATGTTGATGTTTCTTGGCCCTTTGACATTACACTAACAGAGCTGTAGTGTCACAAATGTACAGTTTTGCAGTTGAACCCTTTATGTTCTTGATAAGATTAAAGGTGGATTGAGATTCCATGGTTGTACTGGAGCAAGTTGCAGATAGGGCTGCTTCCTACTAGGGACAGAGTCATCAGCTTGTTAGAGGGagcttgtttttctctgataatagcaataacacttGTTTGACATCACAATTAGATGTAGACAAAATGCCATGTCAAATTGCATGAAGTACTCATAGAACTTGTATAATTCAACAATATGAAAAGTCTGTGAagattttgctgctgttgttgtagttgaatGTATGAAAGGCCATTTTATGCTCTGTAGAATGAAAacaatgtaagagagaaaaaaatcccaggTAGAGTAATGAATGGCTTTCAGACATACTATGGGAATGGAATTCAAGATTAGTTTGTTTTGTAAAGCTTTGTTATATGATTGAATTATTTGTCAAGTGTGAGGAAGAGTTATTCTGCTATTAGGGACAAAGCAATAAGGTtagaaaggatgagaaggaattAGAACTCATTATATATAGcaaaaagacagaagaggaggaataatgactgatttttttccttctctttttctttcatctagaGATTATCAAacctttttcttttgtaaataggAAGAATGTGCCAGAGTATGCAGTTTCTCGAGAGAAGAACGACTTGGGAGCCCTGCGCTTTGACTTGAATACCGATCTGACACCTCTGTTCAACTGGAACACAAAGCAGCTCTTCCTCTACCTTACTGCTGAGTATCAGACTCAGAATAATAAAGTGAATCAGGTCAGTTTGGAACTTGAAATTTATCtcataaatatttgtaaatatatgaatagaggatgtcatgtatgaatatgtactttttgttcatatttataaatatatcataaggaTAATTGTAAAAGAAGGAAATCTTGTAAATTTATGAAAAATCTACAAAATTTGTGTAATGTTCATGGTTTGCAGGTGGTGTTATGGGACAAGATTATCCAGCGAGGAGAGGCTTCAGTGGTCAAACTCAAGAACCAGCACCTCAAATACTATTTCTGGGATGATGGAAATGGTCTCCTGTAAGTAGCTGAATCTCATTTTTTGCACAGGTATCCAGAATTTTTGTAATAAAAGCAAATTTGTAGAGCTGTCATCTAGTTTGTAATtcagaaatttaaaaaatgtcCCAATCTTTAAATATCAAGTATGTTTCTTAATTGTTATACTCATCAGTAGACATACCACACTCATTCTGTTCAAAAATTGCTTTCTCATACAGAGAAAAGGTAATTATTTTCAACTATTTTTATTCACAGTGGGCACAAGAATGTGAGCTTGTACCTGTCCTGGAACATCATTCCCATTGCGGGTACACTGCCCACCTGGAGTGGCACAGGGGTCTACAAGCTGGCCTTCCCCTCAGAATACACACAAGGCCGTAGTTACTAAGGGAATTTGTAATGTTTAAGTAATGTACTATTATTCTGATCAGAAAGGAATTAGTgtttctaaatatatgtatgaaaatgagtCCTCAAATGGTAATCAGAAGGATAAATTcaaatatttagtttttttttcccttcctttccttttttttcctttcaatttttaaaaattattttgggTAATGCAGGGAAGTGGATCATACACT
Coding sequences:
- the Spase22-23 gene encoding signal peptidase complex subunit 3, coding for MHTLLARANAVSAFSLSTLAALTFFCFASTFFINYSAPVSISAANIVLKNVPEYAVSREKNDLGALRFDLNTDLTPLFNWNTKQLFLYLTAEYQTQNNKVNQVVLWDKIIQRGEASVVKLKNQHLKYYFWDDGNGLLGHKNVSLYLSWNIIPIAGTLPTWSGTGVYKLAFPSEYTQGRSY